The Leptospira koniambonensis genome window below encodes:
- a CDS encoding tautomerase family protein, protein MPYINLKVAGPLTKEQKQQISKEFSETLAKVASRPPESTYIVIDEVSRENWAVGGKLLE, encoded by the coding sequence ATGCCTTATATCAATTTAAAAGTCGCAGGACCTCTTACAAAAGAGCAAAAACAGCAGATATCTAAAGAATTTTCAGAAACTCTTGCAAAAGTTGCGTCAAGACCTCCCGAATCTACGTATATCGTGATCGACGAAGTTTCCAGAGAGAACTGGGCTGTAGGCGGAAAACTCCTAGAGTAA
- a CDS encoding DUF962 domain-containing protein, protein MKFAKEMAFYSAYHQEKRNVWIHVLGVPTITFTLFLVLNRLELVNVFGYTITAATVFGIVVLAYYFTLDFIFAATTTLVFGSLMFLAQYITLSLTATTAWSIFAVAQLIGWGAQFYGHFIFEKSRPALFDNLFQAVVSAPIFVIADVFFELGLRKDVQEAVRKELAAQGKLKNFSTAH, encoded by the coding sequence ATGAAATTCGCTAAGGAAATGGCCTTCTATTCTGCATACCACCAAGAAAAAAGAAACGTGTGGATCCATGTGTTAGGAGTTCCTACCATCACCTTCACCTTATTTTTGGTGCTTAATAGATTAGAGTTAGTTAATGTTTTCGGTTATACAATAACTGCTGCTACCGTATTTGGGATCGTAGTGCTTGCGTACTATTTCACCTTGGATTTTATTTTCGCAGCTACGACTACTTTGGTGTTCGGATCTTTGATGTTCCTTGCTCAATACATTACCCTGTCATTGACTGCTACCACTGCATGGAGCATTTTTGCAGTTGCTCAGTTAATAGGTTGGGGAGCTCAGTTTTACGGACATTTTATCTTTGAAAAAAGTCGTCCTGCATTATTCGACAACTTATTCCAAGCTGTAGTATCTGCTCCTATTTTTGTAATTGCAGATGTGTTCTTTGAATTGGGACTAAGAAAAGATGTGCAAGAAGCAGTTCGTAAAGAATTAGCAGCACAAGGCAAACTCAAAAACTTCAGCACTGCTCATTAA
- a CDS encoding helix-turn-helix transcriptional regulator, with product MEESQLGTLFYFGARVFLAQKGLTTDPHSHYAVSILISLTSKFKVIEESGNVLEFQAVVLAPNTYHTLSAENSNMIVLQIDPYGIDYASVAARFGRKGISEIAFENLEPVLSRCKNLFHENINCQAAKELFEDILACVGTEKPSRVSLDPRVLSATLRMKSALPGSISVPELAKEAGFSETRFMHVFKLQMGLPVRQYQLWLRLHEAAKLLKEGGNLTEASHAAGFADQAHLSRTFKRMFGVQPSKFLGANTNVAVHFCV from the coding sequence ATGGAAGAATCTCAATTAGGAACATTATTCTATTTCGGAGCCAGGGTATTCTTGGCCCAAAAAGGACTGACCACAGATCCCCACTCTCACTATGCGGTTTCCATTCTAATCTCTTTAACTTCTAAATTCAAAGTAATCGAAGAATCAGGCAATGTATTGGAATTCCAAGCTGTAGTTTTGGCTCCTAATACTTACCATACTCTTTCCGCAGAAAATTCTAATATGATCGTTTTACAAATCGATCCTTATGGTATCGATTATGCTTCGGTTGCTGCCAGGTTCGGAAGAAAGGGAATCTCAGAAATAGCTTTTGAAAATTTAGAACCAGTTCTTTCCAGATGTAAAAATCTATTTCATGAAAATATAAACTGCCAGGCGGCCAAAGAGCTTTTCGAAGATATTCTGGCTTGTGTAGGAACTGAAAAACCTTCTCGAGTTTCTTTGGATCCAAGAGTTTTATCCGCAACTCTTAGAATGAAATCTGCTCTTCCCGGTTCTATCTCAGTTCCAGAACTTGCTAAAGAAGCCGGATTTTCAGAAACAAGGTTTATGCATGTTTTCAAATTGCAGATGGGTTTACCTGTCAGACAGTACCAACTTTGGTTAAGACTTCATGAAGCGGCAAAACTTTTGAAAGAAGGTGGAAATCTGACTGAGGCTTCTCATGCGGCAGGTTTTGCAGACCAAGCGCATTTAAGTAGGACTTTTAAAAGAATGTTTGGTGTCCAACCTTCTAAGTTTTTGGGTGCAAATACGAACGTTGCAGTTCATTTTTGTGTTTAA
- a CDS encoding alpha/beta fold hydrolase: MDRKTFNFRGIKLSYIDAGNKSSDPILIAHANGFSAGCYSYLIKKFSETHRVIALDFCGHGQSEPNMEWKDWFFFRDQILSLIETEGLKNVVGVGHSLGGASILLSSYQRPDLFRKIFAMDPVILNFAYLLLALAFDTPLAKGAIKRRREFKDLTLVKKAFRKTPTFANWSDEVFDDYLNSCFRKEGDKWALSCPPELEAKIFNSVSFLSLLQYRRIQTETHITIPRKYEVCSPSAAKRIIRGNPNSSLELWDDISHFFPFERPEKTLERIIQKL, translated from the coding sequence ATGGATAGAAAAACATTTAACTTCCGCGGGATCAAACTTTCTTATATAGATGCAGGTAATAAATCTTCTGATCCAATCTTGATCGCTCATGCAAATGGATTTTCTGCAGGTTGTTATTCTTATCTTATCAAAAAATTTTCCGAGACTCATAGAGTTATTGCCTTAGATTTTTGCGGTCATGGTCAATCGGAACCAAACATGGAATGGAAGGATTGGTTTTTCTTTAGAGATCAAATTTTATCTCTGATTGAAACAGAAGGTTTGAAGAATGTTGTGGGTGTTGGACATTCTTTAGGAGGAGCAAGCATTCTTCTTTCCTCTTACCAAAGGCCAGATCTGTTCCGTAAAATTTTTGCAATGGATCCAGTGATCTTAAATTTTGCTTACCTTCTTCTTGCGTTAGCCTTCGATACTCCTTTAGCAAAAGGTGCAATCAAAAGAAGAAGAGAATTTAAAGATCTGACACTTGTCAAAAAAGCATTTAGAAAGACCCCTACATTTGCAAATTGGTCTGATGAAGTATTCGATGATTATTTGAATTCATGTTTCAGAAAAGAAGGAGATAAATGGGCCTTATCTTGTCCTCCTGAATTAGAAGCTAAAATTTTTAACTCGGTTAGTTTCTTAAGTTTATTACAATATAGAAGGATCCAAACAGAAACTCATATAACGATCCCCAGAAAATACGAAGTATGTTCTCCTTCTGCTGCCAAAAGAATAATTCGAGGAAACCCCAATTCAAGCTTAGAGTTATGGGATGATATTTCCCATTTTTTTCCATTCGAACGTCCTGAAAAAACCCTGGAAAGAATCATTCAAAAATTATAA
- a CDS encoding SMR family transporter produces MKLTVIIIFVVALFFNALANILIKASSLGDKTNTASGIEGLIKAFLHPVFFAGLASFGIALLGYRWVLGNGLKLSLAYPLFTSAGFIIVLVASAIFFKEELNWTQWTGIGLILAGVWLTSAEMFV; encoded by the coding sequence ATGAAATTAACGGTGATAATCATTTTCGTAGTCGCATTATTCTTCAATGCCTTAGCAAACATTTTGATCAAGGCAAGTTCTTTAGGAGATAAAACAAATACGGCTTCCGGAATCGAAGGATTGATCAAAGCATTTTTACATCCAGTGTTCTTTGCGGGACTTGCTTCTTTCGGGATCGCGTTATTAGGTTATAGATGGGTATTAGGTAACGGATTAAAATTATCTTTGGCTTATCCACTCTTCACATCTGCAGGATTTATTATAGTGCTCGTTGCTTCTGCTATATTTTTTAAGGAAGAACTAAATTGGACACAATGGACAGGCATAGGTTTGATACTCGCGGGAGTATGGTTGACCTCTGCAGAAATGTTCGTCTAA
- a CDS encoding polysaccharide deacetylase family protein, translated as MKTRAFLLSLLSIVYCSSFETSTNIQTDHDNPIGYYEGDPLPPKTAFLTFDDGPSDWTSDVLDVLKKENVKATFFVCGAWLPKASNRGNSFRKYKTVLIRMKEEGHTIGNHTLGHQNFAYMSPKRIESQLEENQRLYQNELGEYSGKLIWIRPPFGSPYIKTKNETIRKKVSSALQGKGLVFMWSKEFDSTDSKEWVKGEWYEKGPRINPDNEKFRKKMDRIYNSLVYKTEGQGVVILFHDTHPTTKEVLPYIIEKLKAEGYTFATAEDYTKWRWGKTSEELTEEDSD; from the coding sequence ATGAAGACTCGCGCCTTTCTCCTTTCTTTACTATCTATAGTTTACTGTTCCAGTTTCGAAACTTCTACAAATATCCAAACAGATCACGACAATCCTATCGGATATTATGAAGGAGATCCACTTCCCCCAAAAACTGCATTTTTAACATTTGATGATGGGCCTTCCGACTGGACCTCCGACGTATTGGATGTTCTCAAAAAAGAAAATGTAAAAGCTACATTCTTTGTGTGCGGCGCTTGGTTACCAAAGGCTAGCAATAGAGGAAACAGTTTCAGAAAATACAAAACTGTTTTGATCCGAATGAAAGAAGAAGGTCATACGATTGGAAATCATACACTTGGCCACCAGAACTTCGCGTATATGTCCCCGAAAAGAATAGAAAGCCAATTAGAGGAAAACCAGAGATTATACCAAAACGAACTGGGAGAATATTCTGGAAAATTAATATGGATCCGACCTCCTTTTGGATCTCCATATATCAAAACTAAGAACGAAACAATTCGAAAAAAAGTAAGTTCAGCACTCCAAGGGAAAGGTCTGGTATTCATGTGGAGCAAAGAATTTGATTCCACAGATTCCAAAGAATGGGTAAAAGGAGAATGGTATGAGAAAGGACCAAGGATCAATCCAGACAATGAAAAGTTCAGAAAGAAAATGGACCGGATCTATAACTCACTCGTATATAAAACGGAAGGGCAAGGAGTAGTGATCTTATTTCACGATACACATCCTACTACTAAAGAAGTCTTACCATATATCATAGAAAAATTGAAAGCGGAAGGATATACTTTCGCTACGGCAGAAGATTATACTAAATGGCGTTGGGGAAAAACTAGCGAAGAGTTAACTGAAGAAGACTCCGATTGA
- a CDS encoding CaiB/BaiF CoA transferase family protein, with protein MNKGPLSGVKVVDLSLLLPGPLCSMYLGDMGAEIIKIENPRAMDATRVMFKKANGAPSLYLMLNRNKKAITLNLKREKSKEILFKLLEDADILLEGFRPDGLSKMGLGYDDLKEKFPRLIYCGIYGYGDSGAYKDFAGHDLNYLSLSGVLDQTGKNPQAPGFQLADIGGGTLTALSSILAALYYREKTGRGQKIAISMMEASLQFISLYGGIYSATGQNPEGGNELLSGKLPNYSTYKTKEGRWVALGALEEMFFKTFLRQSGLDTHLEKVPIAETHFAEWKKILTEYFSSKTLADLEPIFQNPDSCLTPVKTLDEVSKDPVLREKGMILDRTHKQYGDYIQFGSPFPFSESKVTYRTDPPGHGEHNQEILKSLGYTDSEIEELKKDKVI; from the coding sequence ATGAACAAAGGTCCACTTTCGGGAGTTAAGGTAGTAGATTTAAGCTTATTGCTGCCTGGCCCATTATGCTCCATGTATTTGGGAGATATGGGAGCTGAGATCATCAAGATAGAAAATCCAAGAGCAATGGATGCAACCAGAGTGATGTTCAAAAAAGCAAATGGTGCACCTTCTTTATATTTGATGTTGAACAGAAATAAAAAAGCCATCACACTCAATCTCAAAAGAGAAAAATCAAAAGAGATCTTATTTAAACTATTAGAAGATGCTGATATATTATTGGAAGGATTTCGCCCTGATGGACTTTCCAAGATGGGTCTAGGCTACGATGACCTAAAAGAAAAATTTCCAAGACTGATCTATTGTGGGATCTACGGTTACGGAGATTCCGGAGCTTACAAAGACTTTGCGGGACATGACCTAAATTATCTCTCGCTCTCTGGCGTATTAGACCAAACAGGAAAAAATCCACAGGCTCCAGGATTCCAATTAGCGGATATAGGAGGAGGAACGTTAACTGCTCTTTCTTCTATTTTGGCTGCATTGTATTATAGAGAAAAAACGGGACGTGGACAAAAGATCGCTATCTCCATGATGGAAGCTTCTCTTCAATTCATATCCTTATACGGAGGGATCTATTCTGCAACCGGCCAAAATCCGGAAGGTGGAAATGAATTATTATCTGGAAAACTTCCTAATTATTCTACTTACAAAACTAAAGAAGGACGTTGGGTTGCATTAGGTGCCTTGGAAGAAATGTTTTTCAAAACATTCTTAAGACAATCTGGACTCGATACACATTTAGAAAAAGTTCCGATTGCAGAGACACATTTTGCAGAATGGAAAAAGATCCTGACGGAATACTTCTCCTCTAAAACCCTTGCTGACCTTGAGCCTATATTCCAAAACCCTGATTCATGTCTAACTCCTGTTAAAACTCTGGACGAAGTTTCCAAAGATCCAGTATTAAGAGAGAAGGGGATGATCCTAGATCGCACCCACAAACAATATGGGGATTATATACAATTCGGTTCTCCTTTTCCTTTCTCTGAAAGTAAGGTGACCTATAGAACAGATCCACCTGGTCACGGAGAGCATAATCAGGAGATCTTAAAATCTTTGGGCTATACCGATTCCGAAATAGAAGAATTGAAAAAAGATAAAGTAATTTAA
- a CDS encoding MBL fold metallo-hydrolase: protein MKFQRIIFSFIAIGILTSCAVTSNRSVLVNKGTPVDIKDINPSDKGPIILKKIIAADWATERAGLINLKDPKAVAAGLQSGQEPIQIYFYVIDHPKFGRYVVDTGLGDVFRKDTKEWPVSGIVASQMNLGALKIHTTIKEWLQKEPKKVEGIFLTHMHLDHILGTQDFPVGTSVYTGQNEPGDTRFLHLFVQGSTDRILGSDTLLSELNFLGKEGSPIKFLDFFGDQSFYVVSVPGHTEGSIAFLIKSTNGVHLITGDTCHTSWGWLNNVTPGGFTKDLERNKVSLDLLQAVAAKFPKIQVHPGHQSIPPAAK, encoded by the coding sequence GTGAAATTCCAACGAATCATTTTTTCATTTATCGCGATAGGTATCCTAACCTCTTGCGCAGTTACTTCCAATCGTTCTGTTCTAGTGAATAAAGGAACTCCAGTCGATATTAAAGATATCAATCCTTCTGATAAAGGCCCGATTATCCTTAAAAAAATTATCGCTGCGGATTGGGCGACGGAACGCGCTGGTTTGATCAATTTAAAGGATCCGAAGGCAGTTGCCGCGGGTTTACAATCCGGTCAGGAACCGATCCAAATTTATTTTTACGTAATAGATCATCCTAAATTCGGTAGATATGTAGTAGATACCGGACTCGGTGATGTATTTCGCAAGGACACAAAAGAATGGCCTGTTTCGGGAATAGTTGCTTCTCAAATGAATCTAGGTGCGTTGAAGATCCATACTACGATTAAAGAGTGGCTGCAGAAAGAACCAAAGAAGGTGGAAGGTATCTTTCTTACTCATATGCACTTAGACCATATCTTGGGTACTCAAGATTTTCCAGTGGGGACTTCTGTGTATACTGGACAGAACGAACCTGGTGATACTCGGTTTTTACATCTTTTTGTGCAAGGAAGTACGGACAGAATACTTGGAAGCGATACACTTCTTTCCGAATTGAACTTCTTAGGAAAAGAAGGTTCTCCAATTAAATTTTTAGATTTTTTCGGCGACCAATCTTTCTATGTAGTTTCTGTTCCGGGACATACAGAGGGCAGCATCGCATTTTTGATAAAATCTACGAATGGGGTCCATCTGATTACAGGAGATACTTGTCATACTAGCTGGGGTTGGTTGAACAACGTGACTCCTGGAGGTTTTACTAAGGATTTAGAAAGGAATAAAGTGAGCCTAGATTTATTGCAGGCAGTCGCAGCTAAGTTCCCGAAAATTCAGGTCCATCCAGGACACCAAAGTATTCCACCTGCAGCTAAATAG
- a CDS encoding DUF1761 family protein — translation MIESIVAPIVAGVAGFICAFIFSGPLYFGLSKFLNLPSQEEKKNLGIRIFLNFCVFVATAFSISLILQYMSLQNKAHGQSIAFILWFGFIFTSSSIDVIWKGKHLKLWIFESISSLITIQVLMFVLLLFYK, via the coding sequence ATGATAGAAAGTATTGTAGCGCCTATTGTTGCAGGAGTTGCCGGATTTATCTGCGCCTTCATTTTTAGCGGCCCTCTTTATTTCGGCCTTTCAAAATTCCTGAATTTACCTTCGCAAGAAGAGAAGAAAAATCTCGGGATCAGAATATTTTTGAATTTCTGCGTTTTCGTTGCTACTGCATTTTCTATCTCATTGATCCTGCAATATATGAGTTTGCAAAATAAAGCTCATGGCCAATCCATTGCTTTCATTCTTTGGTTCGGATTTATATTTACATCCAGTTCTATAGATGTGATCTGGAAAGGTAAACATTTGAAGTTATGGATTTTTGAATCTATATCTTCTCTAATTACGATCCAAGTTTTAATGTTTGTATTATTATTATTTTATAAATGA
- a CDS encoding UvrD-helicase domain-containing protein: MNKLSPAEKASIETLEQLKNCINKNQCFRLEAGAGAGKTYSLIESIKYLISSRANELLNNRQQIACITYTNVAKNEIKDRTDHHPIILADTIHAFCWSILQHYQVKLREYLPKLGEKWQQRIGESVGVTDQVVKYELGFPAINEREITLHHDDVVALMAHMLAYPKFQKLLKSKFPIILIDEYQDTDSELATSIVNNLIDNDSGLVVGLFGDHWQKIYGSSACGLVSSNVGKIIVIGKKANFRSDRNIVRCLNRMRPELPQAESNPSSEGIINIFHSNEWGGTRRDGRGGGHWKGDLPESTAKEYVDKTTKLMLEAGWDISPDKTKILFLTNNIIASEQNFKNLADCFNYTDDYLKKNEKYIKFFLEMLEPTAVAYKNKQYGELFQLKKKNYPQLNRQTDKTEWLINLDKVMRARANSTIGNMLDLLMETRTPRIPSKIEESEKRFAQLKLKPKDELDADEAKFVDKLTKLRSVDYLEVSNLAEYIDEKTPFSTKHGVKGAEFDNVLVVCGRGWNQYNWNQMLEWMNENIPEDKQDTFERSRNLFYVSCSRAKHNLTLLFTQELSTKSISVLEQIFGNENILGNPLRLRGSA, translated from the coding sequence ATGAATAAGTTGAGCCCGGCTGAAAAAGCTTCGATCGAGACATTGGAGCAACTCAAAAATTGTATCAATAAAAACCAGTGTTTTCGCCTAGAGGCCGGTGCAGGTGCAGGAAAAACCTACTCATTGATTGAGTCGATTAAATACCTGATTTCAAGTCGCGCGAACGAATTGCTAAACAATAGACAACAGATTGCTTGCATCACATATACAAACGTTGCAAAGAATGAAATAAAGGATAGGACGGACCATCACCCGATTATTTTAGCAGATACAATACATGCCTTTTGCTGGAGCATATTGCAACACTACCAGGTAAAACTTCGAGAATACCTTCCGAAGCTTGGCGAAAAGTGGCAGCAGCGGATAGGTGAATCAGTAGGCGTTACTGATCAAGTTGTTAAGTACGAATTAGGGTTCCCAGCAATTAATGAACGTGAGATTACCTTACATCATGATGATGTAGTGGCTCTGATGGCCCATATGCTCGCCTACCCTAAGTTTCAGAAGTTATTAAAAAGCAAATTCCCCATTATATTGATAGATGAATATCAGGATACTGATAGCGAGCTAGCAACTAGCATTGTAAATAACCTAATCGATAACGACTCTGGCCTTGTTGTTGGTCTTTTCGGAGATCATTGGCAAAAAATTTATGGTTCTTCTGCCTGTGGATTAGTTTCAAGTAATGTAGGTAAAATCATAGTAATCGGCAAGAAAGCAAACTTCCGGTCGGATAGAAATATTGTCCGTTGTTTAAACAGAATGCGTCCAGAACTACCGCAAGCTGAATCAAACCCTTCTTCGGAAGGGATAATAAATATTTTTCATTCTAATGAGTGGGGAGGTACACGGAGGGATGGTAGAGGAGGTGGACATTGGAAGGGTGATCTACCAGAGAGCACAGCAAAGGAATATGTCGATAAAACAACAAAGCTAATGCTCGAAGCCGGATGGGATATATCCCCCGACAAGACTAAGATACTTTTTTTAACAAATAACATTATCGCTAGCGAGCAAAATTTTAAAAATCTCGCTGATTGCTTTAATTACACGGACGACTACTTAAAAAAGAACGAAAAATATATAAAATTCTTTCTCGAAATGTTAGAGCCAACTGCAGTTGCCTACAAAAACAAACAATACGGTGAGTTGTTTCAATTAAAAAAGAAAAATTATCCACAGTTAAATCGCCAGACGGATAAAACAGAATGGTTAATAAATCTTGATAAAGTTATGAGAGCAAGAGCCAATTCTACAATTGGCAATATGCTTGATCTTTTGATGGAGACGAGAACACCGAGAATTCCATCAAAAATTGAAGAGTCAGAGAAACGATTCGCGCAGCTAAAATTAAAACCGAAAGACGAACTAGACGCTGATGAAGCGAAGTTTGTTGATAAACTAACCAAATTGCGATCTGTAGATTATCTTGAGGTATCAAACCTGGCTGAGTATATCGACGAAAAAACACCTTTCTCAACGAAGCATGGAGTGAAAGGGGCAGAGTTTGATAATGTTCTTGTCGTTTGTGGTCGAGGTTGGAATCAATATAACTGGAACCAAATGTTAGAATGGATGAACGAAAATATCCCTGAAGACAAGCAGGATACATTTGAGCGCAGCCGAAACTTGTTCTACGTGAGTTGCTCGAGAGCCAAACACAATCTAACTCTTTTGTTCACTCAGGAATTATCTACAAAATCTATTTCAGTATTGGAGCAGATTTTCGGTAATGAAAATATATTAGGTAACCCTTTGCGTCTTCGTGGCTCTGCGTGA
- a CDS encoding ATP-dependent nuclease produces MKIKKARIKNFRLLKDVSLTLDNKITLIVGRNNTGKTSLAEIFRSFLNPNGSKVRYEDFNQSCLTGFEEALKAFKLDSKEGDIRTLIPTIELELVIDYKDDENEYGVLGDFIIDLDDKLFETNILVSYQLKDGKIKEFFQELDIEDRKKYFSDLKNLINQHFESVVYAVEPTNRTNKARLDFATFKRLILSGLINAQRGLDDETHNERDVLGKALGNIFKSSNNAGAPEEFKARSEEIKIVVSELQEKVDTDFQEKVMGLLPTLNLFGYPGLQDPNLSAATDLNLKSLLESNTRVFYKGDDFFHLPETYNGLGVRNLIFILFRIYEYFREFQSQTTPPKGHLIFIEEPEAHLHPQMQEVFIRQLEEIVSKFQEQLNDGKLWPVQFVVSTHSSHIANEADFSKIRYFLSKFGKETTVKDLGEAFNCEELKADREFLHKYLTLTKCDLYFADKAILIEGPTERIIMPEIIKKVDKTRQCNLRKKYLSIVEVGGAYAHHFYKFIDFLELKTLFITDLDSVKKTTGKKPTTYSASYVSEGTHSSNVGLSNWFGKEGYIDLTEIRSHNDESKVSGCRRLAFQVDEDERGLCGRSFEDAFILANTTLFTLENLAGIELENAIFEKAKAIGKESKANFAIEYSIKNTEWAVPKYIREGLEWLDKDEATHP; encoded by the coding sequence ATGAAAATAAAAAAGGCTCGTATAAAAAATTTTAGATTGTTAAAAGATGTCTCTCTTACGCTGGATAATAAGATAACCCTCATCGTTGGGCGTAACAACACGGGTAAGACATCCCTAGCAGAAATATTCCGCAGTTTTTTAAATCCTAATGGATCGAAGGTTCGCTACGAAGATTTCAATCAGTCTTGTCTCACAGGCTTCGAAGAAGCCCTGAAGGCATTTAAATTAGATAGCAAAGAGGGGGATATTAGGACATTAATTCCTACGATCGAATTGGAGCTAGTTATCGACTATAAAGATGATGAAAATGAATATGGAGTCTTGGGAGATTTCATTATCGATCTTGACGATAAGCTATTTGAAACTAACATATTAGTTTCTTACCAGTTAAAAGACGGAAAAATAAAGGAATTTTTTCAGGAATTAGATATAGAAGATCGTAAAAAATATTTTTCTGATCTAAAAAATCTAATTAATCAGCACTTCGAGTCTGTCGTTTATGCGGTAGAACCTACTAACCGAACCAATAAAGCAAGACTTGATTTCGCAACATTTAAACGATTAATACTTTCTGGTCTTATAAATGCTCAACGCGGCCTTGACGATGAAACTCATAACGAACGTGATGTTCTTGGTAAAGCACTCGGAAATATTTTTAAAAGCTCTAACAATGCAGGTGCACCGGAAGAATTTAAAGCCAGATCTGAAGAAATCAAAATTGTAGTTTCAGAGCTACAAGAGAAAGTCGATACTGATTTTCAAGAAAAAGTAATGGGGCTTTTACCCACTCTAAACTTATTTGGATATCCAGGGCTGCAAGATCCTAATTTAAGTGCTGCTACAGATTTAAATTTAAAATCGCTCTTAGAAAGTAACACTAGAGTGTTTTACAAAGGTGATGATTTCTTCCACCTCCCTGAAACTTACAACGGGTTAGGTGTTCGTAATCTTATTTTTATTTTATTCCGTATTTATGAATATTTCAGAGAGTTTCAGTCACAAACAACGCCACCGAAAGGCCATTTGATCTTTATTGAAGAACCAGAAGCCCACCTTCATCCTCAAATGCAGGAAGTATTCATTCGTCAACTTGAGGAAATAGTTAGCAAGTTCCAAGAGCAACTTAACGATGGAAAGTTGTGGCCAGTTCAGTTTGTAGTAAGCACACATTCCTCGCACATTGCCAATGAGGCTGATTTTAGCAAAATTCGTTACTTTTTATCTAAGTTTGGAAAAGAAACTACAGTAAAGGATCTGGGAGAAGCCTTTAATTGCGAAGAGCTAAAGGCGGATAGAGAATTTCTGCATAAGTATTTAACACTTACAAAATGTGACCTCTATTTTGCGGATAAAGCAATATTGATCGAAGGTCCTACTGAAAGAATTATTATGCCCGAAATAATCAAAAAGGTAGATAAAACAAGGCAATGTAATTTGCGTAAAAAATATTTGTCTATTGTCGAAGTGGGGGGTGCCTATGCGCATCATTTTTATAAGTTTATCGACTTTCTTGAGCTTAAGACTCTATTCATAACTGATTTGGATTCGGTAAAAAAGACTACGGGTAAAAAGCCAACGACCTACTCTGCTTCATACGTTAGTGAAGGTACACATTCAAGCAATGTTGGTCTGTCCAATTGGTTTGGAAAGGAAGGATACATAGATTTGACTGAGATACGTTCCCACAATGATGAATCCAAAGTTTCCGGCTGTCGCCGACTAGCATTTCAGGTAGATGAAGATGAAAGAGGACTGTGTGGCCGTAGCTTTGAAGATGCATTTATTTTAGCCAACACAACCCTCTTTACATTAGAAAATTTAGCAGGCATCGAATTGGAAAATGCTATTTTTGAAAAGGCAAAGGCCATTGGAAAAGAAAGCAAAGCTAACTTTGCTATCGAGTATTCTATTAAAAATACAGAATGGGCCGTACCAAAGTATATTCGAGAAGGACTTGAATGGCTAGATAAGGATGAGGCTACGCACCCATGA
- a CDS encoding TetR/AcrR family transcriptional regulator, with product MGLRETKKAKTRKLISDIARDLFIEKGYDAVTIVEIAEKAEVAVTTLFNYFPTKESLIFDLEDEIDSDILRAIRERKKGQSILDALYQYFFSSKLFNPPDKKIFSGFGKLIRSSPELTSYLRGLWARYENSLAKEIQNDSGVTKMEAECIAKLILEGVSFACNSPSPKDVLNLTFKVLKNGWNK from the coding sequence ATGGGATTGCGTGAGACAAAAAAGGCAAAAACTCGAAAGCTTATTTCGGACATTGCCCGCGATCTATTCATAGAAAAGGGGTATGATGCCGTTACTATCGTTGAAATAGCCGAAAAAGCAGAAGTTGCTGTTACTACACTTTTCAATTATTTTCCGACCAAAGAGTCTCTTATTTTCGACCTTGAGGATGAGATAGACTCAGATATCTTAAGGGCGATTCGCGAAAGAAAGAAGGGCCAATCCATTCTGGATGCTCTTTATCAATATTTTTTCTCGAGCAAGTTATTCAATCCACCAGATAAAAAGATCTTCTCCGGATTTGGAAAACTTATCAGGTCTTCTCCTGAGCTTACTTCTTATCTGCGAGGGTTATGGGCTCGTTATGAAAATTCTTTGGCGAAAGAGATCCAAAACGATTCAGGTGTGACTAAGATGGAAGCAGAATGTATTGCAAAGTTGATCCTAGAAGGTGTGAGTTTTGCGTGTAATTCGCCTTCTCCAAAGGATGTATTAAATCTCACGTTTAAAGTTTTGAAGAATGGGTGGAATAAATGA